The following DNA comes from Buttiauxella agrestis.
GTGCTTCAGTTTGACGTCGTTGTGGCGCGCCTGAAAAGCGAATACAACGTGGAAGCGATTTACGAGTCCGTAAACGTTTCGACGGCGCGTTGGGTGGAAAGCACTGACGTGAAGAAGTTTGAAGAATTCAAACGGAAAAACGAAATGCAGTTGGCGCTTGATGGTGGCGATAACCTCGCTTATATCGCTCCTACCATGGTCAACCTGAACCTGACGCAAGATCGTTACCCGGAAGTAACGTTCCGTAAAACTCGCGAGCACTAATCGTCTCTCAGGGCGCGGCAGTCGTCGCGTCCTGCTACTTTTCCCGTCTTATTAATCCCTTACGGATTGTTCTTAATTTCCTGCATTTTCCTTACGTTCCTCCATTCGCACCATGCAAATCTGTGATTGTTGTCTATATTTAACAAACCAGTGACAAATTGGTTGGTCGAATATGCCATGTAAACGAAGCTTTCTGGCGGGTTCCTCCACTCTAATTTTTATTGGCGTTATTAAAAACTGAACGGAAAATTTTTGGGCCGTAACACTTGGCCTGATGTTTAAGGAAAGCCGTTACGTTAAGGCTTGTGCTCAAATTGTGAGCAAAACTATAGGAATTAATCGATGACTATGACTACGACTAAGATTTCTAAAACTCTGTTAGCTGTTGTTCTTGGCTCTGTTCTGGCAAGCGGTAGCGCTTTAGCAGAAGACAAGATGCTTAACAAAACCGAATCGACAGCGGACACAGCAGGCGAAAAAATTGATAGCTCCGTAAAAGACGTCGGTAATTTCATGGATGACAGCGCAATCACCGCCAAAGTGAAAGCCGCCCTTGTCGATCACGAAGATATCAAAAGTACTGACATCTCAGTGAAAACTGACAAAAAAGTGGTGACGTTAAGTGGATTTGTAGAAAGCCAGGCTCAGGCTGAGCAGGCAGTTACCGTTGCAAAAGGTGTGGAAGGCGTGTCTTCCGTAAGCGACAAACTGCATGTGCGTAATGGCGCTGACAAATCTGTAAGCGGTTATGCAGGTGATACTGCAACCACCAGTGAAATCAAAGCTAAACTTTTAGCAGATGACATCGTCCCTTCACGTAATGTGAAAGTGGAAACCACTGAAGGTGTTGTTCAGCTATCCGGTACTGTCGAATCGAATGCACAGGCTGCACGTGCTGAGAGTATCGCTAAAGCTGTTGATGGCGTGAAAAGCGTCAAAAACGACCTGAAAGTGAAGTAATAGAAAGAGAGAAACTTTCTTCTCCGGTGATAACCACCGGGGAAGTAGGTCAGCAACATCGTTACTCAAATATCGCCAATGAGTGCGCATCTGGCACTCTTCCAGAAGCGATTCGGGTTCAATATGGTTAAGGAGAAGCTTATGTTTCGTTGGGGCATTATTTTTCTGGTCATTGCGTTGATTGCAGCAGCACTGGGTTTTGGTACTCTCGCGGGTACTGCGGCAGGTGCAGCAAAAATTGTCTTCGTGGTAGGTATTATTCTGTTCCTGGTTAGCCTGTTTATGGGTCGAAAACGCCCATAGCAATATTTACGTGCTATAACCATTAGAGACAGACCAGAGAGCCAGTCTATTTAGACTGGCTCTCGCGTTTTTTAGCGACTAACAAATAACCAATATCTAATTATAAATATCCTTTAGATTAAGGAAAGCAGGGTGGGACAAAGAATACCCGTAACGCTCGGCAACATTGCGCCGCTTGCGTCAAAAGCGTTTCGTCCCGGAAAACTCGCCATTGTTTGCGAAGGCGGCGGGCAGCGTGGGATATTTACAGCCGGCGTGCTGGATGAGTTTATGCGCGCTAACTTCAACCCGTTCGATCTCTTCTTAGGCACCTCTGCGGGTGCACAAAATCTCTCAGCTTACGTTTGCCACCAGCCGGGTTACGCCCGCAGAGTGATCACCCGTTTTACAACCACACGTGAATTTTTTGATCCGCTGCGTTTTGTGCGTGGGGGTCATCTCATCGATCTCGACTGGCTGGTGGAATCCACTTCAGCAAAAATTCCGCTCTCGATGGGCACGGCGGAAAAAATGTTTGAGTCTGGCAAAGCGTTCTACATGTGTGCTTGCCGCAGCGATGACTACACGCCGGGATATTTTTTGCCGGACAGCGGCACGTGGCTGAATCTCCTGAAAGCCTCAAGTGCGATTCCTGGTTTTTACCGCACGGGCGTAGAAATTGATGGTATTGGCTATCAGGATGGCGGAATCAGCGATGCGATCCCGGTGAGAGAAGCGGTGCGTTTAGGTGCCGATACGCTGGTGGTGATTCGTACCGTACCTTCGCAAATGTATTACACGCCTGAATGGTTTAAACGTATGGAGCGCTGGCTTGGTGACAGCAGCCTGCAACCGTTGCTCAACCTGGTGCATCACCATGAAGCCAGCTATCGCGAAATACAGAACTTCATCGAAAAACCACCGGGAAATCTGCGCATTTTTGAAATTTACCCGCCGAAACCGTTGATGAGTTCTGCATTGGGCAGCCGATTACCGGCGCTGAATACCGACTATAAAACCGGGCGTTTGTGCGGACGTTACTTCCTCGCAACCGTCGGGAAATTGCTCACGGATCAGCCGCCAATTAAGCGCCACCTTCCGCGTATTGTGGTTCCGGGGCCGGTGGTCGTTCCGCATACTGTGGTCACTCAGGAGCCATTGTCTAAAGCGGTGCTTGAAACGCCAGAAGCCAACGACGCCACTTTCAACAACGAGGATACGGCGTGACAATGACCTTTTACGATACCCATTGTCACTTCGACTTCCCGCCGTTTAGCGATGATGAAGCCAACAGCATTTCTCTTGCCGCGCAAGCGGGCGTAACAAAAATCATTGTTCCGGCAATCGAAGCCGATCGGTTTAGTACGGTGCTGGCGCTGGCAGACAACTACCCGGCGCTCTATGCCGCAGTGGGTTTGCATCCGATTGTGATTCACAAACATCAGGATGCGTCGCTGGCTTTACTCGAACATCACCTGCAACAACGGCCACCCAAACTGGTCGCCATCGGTGAGATGGGGCTTGATCTGTATATGGAAAATCCGCTTTTTGAAAAACAAGAAGCGATACTGGATGCACAGCTAAAACTGGCAAAACGTTATGATTTGCCTGTCATTCTCCACTCTCGTCGTACGCACGACAAACTTGCCGCGCATTTAAAACGCCATAATTTACCGCACACCGGTGTGATACATGGTTTCTCGGGCAGCCTGCAACAGGCCGAGCGTTTTGTGGCGATGGGTTACAAAATAGGTGTGGGTGGAACGATCACTTACCCGCGCGCCAGCAAAACGCGCGATGTTATGTCACGCTTACCTCTTAGCGCTCTGGTGCTGGAAACGGATGCACCCGATATGCCGCTTAACGGCTGGCAGGGGCAACCTAATCGTCCGGAACGAATTGCCGACGTTTTTCAGACGCTTTGTTCATTGCGTTCAGAACCTCCCGAAGTTATCGCGAACGCGATCATTCATAACTCCGATGAATTATTCAAATTGAAATAGTCAGTAACAAAATGTGACGTAGCTCACTTTATAAGATAAACGTTTCTGTGAATGTCTATAAATACGTGATTGCCATTCCATTTCTTGGCCTCCCTGCCGCTATAATCCCGCCCGCTAAGGGCTTTTAGATCACTTTCCTTTTTCAACTTATACACAGGGATTCTGTATGCAACTACTCATGGGATTGATCGGCATGATCGTTCTGCTGCTGATCGCCGTTTTACTTTCCAGTAATCGCAAAGCGATTAATCTCCGCACTGTTATTGGCGCCTGGATCATTCAAGTCGGTATCGGGGCCTTAATCCTGTATGTTCCGGTTGGTCGTAAAGTGCTGTTGGCCATGTCCGAAGGGGTGGCGAACGTTATCGGTTACGGTAACGCGGGTATCTCTTTCCTGTTTGGCGGACTGGTTTCGGACAAAATGTTCGAAGTCTTTGGCGGCGGTGGCTTTGTCTTTGCATTGCGCGTTCTGCCAATTATCGTCTTCTTCTCCTCACTGATTGCTGTGTTGTATTACCTGGGCATCATGCAGTTAGTTATTCGTGTTCTGGGCGGCGGCCTGCGTAAGGTTCTGAAAACCTCTCGCACCGAATCTTTGTCCGCAACTGCAAACATCTTTGTGGGCCAGACCGAAGCTCCGCTGGTGGTTCGTCCGTATATCGCGACCATGACGCGTTCAGAATTGTTCGCAGTCATGTGTGGTGGTCTGGCATCTGTTGCAGGTTCTGTTCTGGCGGGTTACGCGCAAATGGGCGTTCCACTTGAATACCTGATTGCCGCGTCATTCATGGCGGCACCTGGCGGCTTGCTGTTCGCTAAAATCATCCTGCCTGAAACTGAAACGCCAAACGATGCGCCTGAACTGGAATCGATGAAAAACGATCCGGATCGCCCGGCAAACGTGCTGGATGCAGCGGCATCAGGTGCGGCGTCAGGTATGCAACTGGCCCTGAACGTGGGCGCAATGTTGCTGGCGTTTGTGGCATTGATTGCGCTGCTCAACGGCATGCTTTCTGGCATTGGCGGCTGGTTCAACTACCCGCAGTTATCAATGGAATTGATTCTGGGTTGGGTGTTCTCACCGCTGGCGTGGGTTGTCGGTGTTCCGTGGAGCGAAGCGAATGTTGCGGGTTCCTTCATCGGTCAGAAACTTATCATCAACGAATTTGTTGCGTATCTGAACTTCGGTGAATACCTGAAAGATGATGCAACCGTTGCGGCAGCTGGCCTGCAAGTTCTGTCAGATCACACCAAAGCAATTATTTCCTTCGCACTGTGTGGCTTTGCTAACCTTTCTTCTATCGCCATTCTGATTGGTGGCCTGGGAAGCATGGCGCCAAACCGTCGTCATGAAATCGCGCAGTTGGGTCTGAAAGCGGTCGCCGCAGGTACGTTGTCTAACCTGATGAGTGCAACCATTGCCGGGGTCTTCCTGTCACTATAAAACGGCGATGTTAAAATTATAACATCCCTGTGAAATCAATGGCTGACGCTTGCGTCGGCCATTTTTTATTTTTGAACGGCATTTTTACGTTATCCAACGTTGTTAAATCACATATACTGTAGAAAGCATGTAATTACATCTTTGGCTTTTGTGATGCTATACACAAAACCATCAGGACTGTGAATGTTATAATTATAACATCGCAACTGATTCTATATCTTTTGTTGGAGAGTGTTATGACCGATTTAACTGCAAGCAGCTTGCGCGCCCTGAAATTGATGGACCTGACTACCCTGAATGACGATGACACCAATGAAAAAGTGATCGCACTTTGCCATCAGGCCAAAACAGCGGTGGGTAATACTGCGGCGATTTGTATTTATCCGCGCTTCATTCCCATCGCGCGTAAAACTCTGAATGCACAGGGTACGCCTGATATCCGTATTGCTACCGTCACCAACTTCCCGCATGGCAACGATGATATCGAAATCGCCCTGGCGGAAACTCGTGCGGCTATCGCTTACGGTGCGGATGAAGTTGACGTTGTGTTCCCGTACCGTGCGTTGATTGCCGGTAACGAGCAAGTTGGTTTTGAGCTGGTGAAAGCCTGCAAAGAAGCTTGCGCGGCGGCGAACGTTCTGCTGAAAGTGATCATCGAAACCGGTGAGCTGAAAGAAGAAGCACTGATTCGTAAAGCATCTGAAATCTCTATCAAAGCTGGCGCGGATTTCATCAAAACTTCTACCGGTAAAGTACCTGTCAACGCTACACCAGAAAGCGCTCGCATCATGATGGAAGTGATTCGTGATATGGGCGTTGAGAAAACGGTTGGTTTCAAACCTGCGGGCGGTGTGCGCACTGCTGAAGATGCAGCACTGTTCCTGTCAATTGCAGACGATCTGTTTGGTGCTGACTGGGCGGATTCCCGTCACTACCGCTTTGGCGCATCCAGCCTGCTCGCGAGCCTGTTAAATGCTCTGGGTCACGGCGACGGCAAAAGCGCTAGCGGCTACTAATCTCTTCCTTTGCGGCGGTTTCCCCGCCGCATTTCACCTGATGAACTCAGGGGGTTACCTTGTTCCTCGCTCAAGAAATTATTCGTAAAAAACGTGATGGTCATGCGCTTAGTGATGATGAAATTCGTTTCTTCATTAATGGTATTCGCGATAACACCATCTCCGAAGGGCAAATTGCCGCACTGGCAATGACCATTTTCTTCCACGACATGACTATGCCAGAACGCGTATCACTGACCATGGCGATGCGAGATTCAGGAACCGTGCTGGACTGGAAGAGCCTTAATCTGAACGGCCCAATCGTTGATAAACACTCAACGGGCGGCGTGGGTGATGTCACCTCTCTGATGCTTGGCCCAATGGTGGCGGCATGTGGCGGTTACATCCCAATGATTTCTGGCCGTGGTTTAGGCCATACCGGCGGTACGCTCGATAAACTCGAAGCAATCCCTGGCTTTGATATTTTCCCGGACGATAACCGTTTCCGCGACATCATCAAAAATGTCGGCGTAGCGATTATCGGCCAGACAAACTCGTTGGCACCGGCTGACAAACGTTTCTACGCCACGCGTGACATTACCGCGACCGTAGATTCCATTCCGCTCATCACCGCATCGATTCTGGCGAAGAAACTTGCCGAAGGCCTGGATGCTCTGGTGATGGACGTGAAAGTCGGCAGCGGCGCATTTATGCCAACGTATGAGCTTTCTGAATTACTCGCCGAAGCGATTGTCGGCGTGGCGAACGGCGCGGGCGTGAAAACCACAGCGCTGCTGACCGACATGAACCAGGTGCTGGCCTCCAGCGCAGGGAATGCGGTTGAAGTTCGCGAAGCGGTGCAGTTCCTGACCGGTGAATACGTTAACCCGCGTCTGCATGAAGTCACCATGGCGTTGTGCGTGGAGATGCTACTTTCCGGCAATCTGGCAAAAGATGACGCCGAAGCACGCCAGAAACTGCAAGCAGTGCTCGATAATGGTAAAGCGGCTGAAGTCTTTGGTCGCATGGTTGCGGCGCAAAAAGGCCCGGCTGACTTCGTCGAAAACTATGCGAAATATCTGCCAACTGCGGTACTGAGCAAAGCTGTTTATGCCGATCGCGCAGGTTTCGTGGGCGAAATGGACACCCGCGCGTTAGGCATGGCGGTGGTTTCTATGGGCGGCGGTCGTCGTCAGGCATCTGACACCATCGATTACAGCGTGGGCTTCACTGATATGGCGCGTCTGGGCGACAGTGTGGATACCACTCGCCCGTTGGCCATTATTCACGCCGCAAGCGAAAACCAATGGCAGGAAGCCGCACGAGCGGTAAAAGCGGCAATCAAAGTGAACGATACACAGCCCGCAGAAACGCCAGTTGTATATCGCCGTATCAGCTAAATGCTGGCATACTGATCTGATCACTTTTTGAAACGCTTACGGGCGTTTCAGGCGCAATGACGCAGGAGAAATTATGAAACGTGCATTTATTATGGTGCTGGACTCTTTCGGTATCGGCGCAACAGAAGATGCAGCAAAATTTGGCGATGTTGGCTCGGATACTTTCGGGCACATTGCGCAGGCGTGTGCCAAAGGCGAAGCAGATAAAGGCCGTAAAGGCCCGCTGAGTTTGCCAAACCTCACCCGTCTGGGTCTGGTGAAAGCCGCCGAAGGTTCTACCGGTAAAATCCCGGCAGGCATGGACGGTAATGCAGAAGTTATCGGTGCATACGGTTGGGCGCATGAACTGTCATCAGGTAAAGATACGCCGTCAGGTCACTGGGAAATCGCCGGTGTTCCTGTGCTGTTTGACTGGGGTTACTTCTCTGACACTCAAAACAGCTTCCCGCAGGAATTGCTGGATAAACTGGTTGAGCGTGCAAATCTGCCAGGTTACCTCGGTAACTGCCACTCATCCGGTACGGTAATTCTGGATGAGTTGGGCGAAGAGCATATGAAAACCGGCAAGCCGATTTTCTATACCTCTGCTGACTCCGTGTTCCAGATTGCCTGCCACGAAGAAACCTACGGCCTGGATAAACTCTACGAACTGTGCGAAATCGCCCGTGAAGAGTTGACCGAAGGCGGCTACAACATTGGTCGTGTTATCGCGCGTCCGTTTATCGGCGACAAAGCCGGTAACTTCCAGCGTACCGGCAACCGCCACGATTTGGCTGTTGAACCGCCAGCACCAACCGTGTTGAAAAAACTGGTTGATGAGAAAAATGGCCAGGTTGTTTCCGTGGGTAAAATTGCCGATATCTATGCTGAAGTGGGTATCACCAAAAAAGTGAAAGCGACCGGTCTGGACGCGCTGTTTGATGCCACCATCAAAGAGATGAAAGAAGCGGGCGACGACACTATCGTGTTCACCAACTTCGTTGATTTCGACTCATCTTACGGCCACCGTCGTGATGTAGCAGGCTATGCCGCCGCACTGGAACTGTTTGACCGCCGCCTGCCAGAACTGATGGAACTGCTGAAAGAGGATGACATTCTGATCCTCACCGCTGACCACGGTTGCGACCCAACCTGGCAAGGCACAGACCATACTCGCGAACACATTCCGGTCCTGATTTACGGCCCGAAAGTGAAAGCTGGCTCTCTGGGCCACCGTGAAACGTTTGCCGATATCGGCCAGACGGTCGCAAAACACTTTGGTGTTTCCGATATGGACTACGGCAAGAACATGCTGTAATCACTTAAATTTCAGGTGTTATCGTCGCAGCCAGATTGTGTTCGGACAGCGCGGAGCCACCGGAGCGTACACGTAGTACGTGAGGATGGCGAGCACTGCCCGGACGCAAGCTGGCAAGTAAGATAGCCTGAGACATTGTTTAAAAAGAAAAGGATCTTAAGATGGCAACGCCACATATTAATGCTGAGATGGGTGATTTCGCAGACGTAGTATTGATGCCAGGCGACCCGCTGCGCGCAAAACACATCGCAGAAACTTTCCTCGAAGATGTCCGTGAAGTGAACAACGTGCGTGGCATGTTGGGCTTCACCGGGACCTACAAAGGTCGCAAAATTTCCGTAATGGGCCACGGTATGGGCATCCCATCCTGCTCCATCTACACCAAAGAGCTGATTACTGATTTCGGCGTGAAGAAAATCATTCGTGTGGGTTCATGCGGCGCAGTACGTGCTGATGTGAAACTGCGTGATGTGGTCATCGGCATGGGCGCTTGCACTGACTCTAAAGTGAACCGTCTGCGTTTCAAAGACCACGACTTCGCGGCTATCGCTGACTTCGACATGGTTCGCAACGCGGTTGATGCGGCAAAAGCGCTGGGCGTTGACGCTCGCGTAGGCAACATCTTCTCCGCAGATCTGTTCTACACGCCAGACCCAACCATGTTCGATGTAATGGAAAAGTACGGCATCCTGGGCGTGGAAATGGAAGCGGCGGGTATCTACGGCGTGGCAGCAGAATTCGGCGCGAAAGCACTGACCATCTGCACCGTATCTGACCATATCCGTACTCACGAGCAGACGACTGCTGAAGAGCGCCAGACTACCTTTAACGACATGATCAAGATTGCGCTTGAATCTGTGTTACTGGGCGACAAAGAGTAAGATTCAAAAGGGTGCTTCGGCACCCTTTATCATTCATATATTGTTCATGGTATCTATTCACTGCAACCCCCTCATTCTTCACACCTGCTTTACCTTTCAAATATATAGCGCTATAAATCTATTCATGTATCTATTCATGAATCTATTCATATGAGCGCGCTGACTGATTTGTTACTCCACGGACCACAAACTGCAAACTCCTTGCGGCAGCGTTTGGGTGTCAGCCAGGCGACGTTTTCACGTCTTGTAAATGCTCAGAGCAATGTGATTAAAGCGGGGGCCGCCAGAGCGACTCGCTACGCGCTGCGGCGTCCTGTTCGTCAGATTCAGCAGTTCCCGTTGTGGCAAATTGATGATGTCGGGCAGGCATGGCGCTTCGGTGAGTTGTATCCCATTTGGCCGCAGGGGAGTTGCCTGGTCATTTTGAATAATGGTACCGCGCAGTGGTTTGACGGGATCCCCTGGTATTTGACCGACCTTCGCCCTCAGGGTTTTTTGGGAAGAACGTGGGGGCGTAAATTTGCGCAGCAGGCGGGGCTACCGGAAGATATCCGCTTGTGGCAGGAAGAAGATGTTCTCCTGGCACTATCACAGCAGGTATCGGAAAACCTGGGTGGCTGGCTGGTTGGCGAGGAAAGCTATCGACGCTGGTTTGACACCCCTTTGCCGCCGGTGATTGCCGATGCTGATAAATTATCGGTGTATAGCGAACTGGCGAGTAGCGCACTCGCGGGCGATATCGTGGGGTCGTCTGCGGGGGGCGAACAGCCTAAATTTACCTGTTATGCACAGACTACGACCGGGCCGGCGCATGTCATCGTTAAATTCACCCCGCCGCTTCAAAACGAGAATAGTCAGCGCTGGTCTGATTTGCTTTATGCTGAAGCTTTAGCGCTCAATATTCTGGCTCAGGCAGGTTTCCCCGCCTCGACGGCAAAAGTTCTGACCAATACGCAAAGGCAAACATTCCTTGAAGTCATTCGTTTTGACTGCATGGGTGCGCAGGGTCGCAGAGGAATTGTCTCACTAGAGGCGGTGCAGAGTGAGTTTGCCAGCGGGGCACAGCCCTGGCCCGTCACGATGGAAAAATTACTCGCCCAAAAGTCGGTTGAACCAGCAACCCTACGCCTGACGCAGCGCATCTGGGCGTTTGGCCGATTGATAGCCAACAGCGATATGCATGCAGGGAATCTTTCGTTCTATCTGTCTGATATGCCACTGCGCCTGGCTCCTGTCTACGACATGCTACCCATGGCTTTTGCCCCGAACAGCGCCGGGCATATGCGCAGGGATCCGGTAAAACCGCAGATTGATCCCATCGTCCCGCGAGAAGTGTGGTTGGAAATGTTGCCCTATGCTCGCCAGTTCTGGCTCGAGGCAAGCCAGAATCAGGGGATTAGCGAAAGTTTCCGGGAGTTGAGTTGTGCAATGGCTTCAGAGCTGAATGCAGTTGAAGCCAACGTTAAACGCCTCGCCTAACGCACCGTCTGCGCAATCCACTCGCTCAATTCACGCAGTTCCATTTCCTGCTCAGGGAAATCTGCAATCAGTGTTTCGCATTGCTGCTGCAACATATCGCTACGATACAAACAACCCTGCAAGCGTGCCGCCAGCGCTTCCAGCGGGGCGGGGTTCAGGCTGTCGGTAAATATTTGCGTGCGGGTGATGTGCCCTTTTTCAACGTCGAAGTGCAGCTCAACGCCGCCCCAGGTAAAACGCTGGTCCAGTAAGTGGCTAAATGCTGGAGCCTGGCCGAAATTCCATTCCCAACTGCTTTGACGGGCAAACGTTTCAGCAAAACCGGGCAAGTCGGGCAGGGCATCTGGAGAGATATGTTCTGCTTCTACGCGTTCGCCGTAGTGAGCAAAGAATGATTCGCGAACCGCATCGCAAATTTGTTGGTGCGTGATACCAGGCAGAATATCGCTCAGATTGGTCACTCGCCCCCGAACCGACGTAATCCCTTTGGCCTGAAGTTTCTTCTCATCAGGATTCAGGTAATTTGCCAGACGGCTTAAATCCGCGTTGAGCAGTAAAGTGCCGTGATGGAAGCCGCGATCCAGCGTTTCTTTATATGCCGAGCCAGAAACTTTACGCACCCCGTCAGCGGTAGTCACTTCCAGATCGTTGCGCCCGGAAGCCATTGCATTAATCCCGAGAGAATTAAGCGCATTCACCACAATGGCGGTAGAAATGCTTTTATCGTATTCGGGCTTTCCGGCCATAAACGTAAAACAGGTGTTGCCTAAATCGTGGAATACCGCGCCACCACCGCTGCTGCGCCTTGCCAGCCGGACGTTATCTTCTTCCATGCGGCGGGTATTGCACTCTTTCCACGGGTTTTGCGCCCGGCCAATAACCACCGTATCAGCGTTGCGCCACAAAAAGAGTACGCGCTGTGTGGCCGGCATCTGGCGGAAAATACACTCCTCAACCGCCAGGTTGAACCAGGGATCGTAAGAGTCAGAAATAAGCAGTCGTAGTGTCGTCATCGTAGAAATCCTTTCTCTCTAAGGTTTATTCGCGCTCTGTTCATCTTCATCTTCCTTCACTTCGGTATTCGCGGTAAGAAGGAAAGGTGATTGCTGCCAGCGGGTGCGTTTGCCCTGCAACAGCGTGCGTGTCAGGACAATGCCAATCGCCAGCGCCAGCAACATCATCAGGCGCAGAATGTTTGTGGTGTTATCCACCTGTTTGGCTTCGGTCGCGAGAGTATGCGTATCGAGCGTGATACGCAGATAACCGACTGGCCCATCTTTATCTTCAATGGGTTGCACAATTTGCTGGTTAAAATAGCTGCCCGCTTTTTTGCCATCCAGCGCGAGTCTGTCGCGCACGCCGATCCCTTCACCGGCACGGGCGATTTGATCACCGTTATCGTCATAAACACCGGCATCAAGAATGCGGCTATCCTGAGTCAGTAACTTCAATACGGCTGAAATCTTTTTTTCATCAGGATTTTCAGATTTCATGAGCGGAGTCAGGTTGTAGCTGACCTGACGTGCCAGCGTTCTTGCCAGCTCCTCGAGCTGCACATTTCGGGCTTGCTGATGCCCCTGGCTAAACCACGATGCGCCTTGCATCAGTGCGACTAAAAGTGCGAGGCAGATAAGCACAATCACTGCACGATGTAGCCTGAATTTCATTTTTGCCCGAGCCATAATGCACCTTAGGAAAATTGCCGATTTTACTGCGCAGTTTAATGTTGCCAGAAGCGGCTCTGACAAGGTAGCCTCATGCGTTGTTTTACTCTGGCCTTTATCTTTATTCTGGAGCTGTGATGCCAAATAGTCTGACCTGGTGCGACCTACCGACCGATGTTTCTCTTTGGCCTGGGTTGCCGCTATCGCTAAGTGGTGATGAAGTCATGCCACTCGATTACCGTGCTGGCCGCAGCGGCTGGCTTCTGTATGGTCGGAATCTGGATAAAGAATGCCTGAACCGCTACCAGCGTAAACTTGGCGCCGCCATGGTTATCGTAACTGCGTGGTGTGTTGAAGATTATCAGGTTATTCGCCTGGCAGGTTCATTAACACCGCGAGCGACCAAACTTGCGCACGACGCCGGGCTGGATGTCGCACCGCTGGGTAAAATTCCGCATTTGCGCACGCCAGGCTTGCTGGTGATGGATATGGACTCAACCGCTATTCAAATCGAGTGCATCGATGAAATCGCCAAACTGGCGGGAACCGGTGAAATGGTCGCCGAAGTAACCGAACGCGCCATGCGTGGCGAGTTAGATTTTACGGCCAGCCTGAAGCAGCGCGTAGGCACCCTCAAAGGAGCGAATGCTTCTATTCTGCGTCAGGTGCGTGATGAACTGCCGTTAATGCCGGGGCTGACTTCGCTGGTGCTAAAACTCGAATCGCTGGGCTGGAAAGTCGCGATTGCTTCCGGCGGTTTCACCTTCTTTGCAGAATACCTGCGCGATAAACTGCATCTTGATGCGGTAGTGGCGAATGAGCTGGAAATTTGTGACGGCAAGCTAACCGGCGAAGTGATTGGTCAAATTGTTGATGCGCAATTCAAAGCCGAAACGCTCAAGCGTCTGGCGGATAAATATGAAATTCCTGCCGCGCAAACTGTCGCGATTGGCGATGGAGCCAATGATTTACCGATGATTCAATCTGCTGGCCTGG
Coding sequences within:
- the deoB gene encoding phosphopentomutase → MKRAFIMVLDSFGIGATEDAAKFGDVGSDTFGHIAQACAKGEADKGRKGPLSLPNLTRLGLVKAAEGSTGKIPAGMDGNAEVIGAYGWAHELSSGKDTPSGHWEIAGVPVLFDWGYFSDTQNSFPQELLDKLVERANLPGYLGNCHSSGTVILDELGEEHMKTGKPIFYTSADSVFQIACHEETYGLDKLYELCEIAREELTEGGYNIGRVIARPFIGDKAGNFQRTGNRHDLAVEPPAPTVLKKLVDEKNGQVVSVGKIADIYAEVGITKKVKATGLDALFDATIKEMKEAGDDTIVFTNFVDFDSSYGHRRDVAGYAAALELFDRRLPELMELLKEDDILILTADHGCDPTWQGTDHTREHIPVLIYGPKVKAGSLGHRETFADIGQTVAKHFGVSDMDYGKNML
- the deoD gene encoding purine-nucleoside phosphorylase: MATPHINAEMGDFADVVLMPGDPLRAKHIAETFLEDVREVNNVRGMLGFTGTYKGRKISVMGHGMGIPSCSIYTKELITDFGVKKIIRVGSCGAVRADVKLRDVVIGMGACTDSKVNRLRFKDHDFAAIADFDMVRNAVDAAKALGVDARVGNIFSADLFYTPDPTMFDVMEKYGILGVEMEAAGIYGVAAEFGAKALTICTVSDHIRTHEQTTAEERQTTFNDMIKIALESVLLGDKE
- the yjjJ gene encoding type II toxin-antitoxin system HipA family toxin YjjJ, with protein sequence MSALTDLLLHGPQTANSLRQRLGVSQATFSRLVNAQSNVIKAGAARATRYALRRPVRQIQQFPLWQIDDVGQAWRFGELYPIWPQGSCLVILNNGTAQWFDGIPWYLTDLRPQGFLGRTWGRKFAQQAGLPEDIRLWQEEDVLLALSQQVSENLGGWLVGEESYRRWFDTPLPPVIADADKLSVYSELASSALAGDIVGSSAGGEQPKFTCYAQTTTGPAHVIVKFTPPLQNENSQRWSDLLYAEALALNILAQAGFPASTAKVLTNTQRQTFLEVIRFDCMGAQGRRGIVSLEAVQSEFASGAQPWPVTMEKLLAQKSVEPATLRLTQRIWAFGRLIANSDMHAGNLSFYLSDMPLRLAPVYDMLPMAFAPNSAGHMRRDPVKPQIDPIVPREVWLEMLPYARQFWLEASQNQGISESFRELSCAMASELNAVEANVKRLA
- the lplA gene encoding lipoate--protein ligase LplA translates to MTTLRLLISDSYDPWFNLAVEECIFRQMPATQRVLFLWRNADTVVIGRAQNPWKECNTRRMEEDNVRLARRSSGGGAVFHDLGNTCFTFMAGKPEYDKSISTAIVVNALNSLGINAMASGRNDLEVTTADGVRKVSGSAYKETLDRGFHHGTLLLNADLSRLANYLNPDEKKLQAKGITSVRGRVTNLSDILPGITHQQICDAVRESFFAHYGERVEAEHISPDALPDLPGFAETFARQSSWEWNFGQAPAFSHLLDQRFTWGGVELHFDVEKGHITRTQIFTDSLNPAPLEALAARLQGCLYRSDMLQQQCETLIADFPEQEMELRELSEWIAQTVR
- a CDS encoding YtjB family periplasmic protein encodes the protein MARAKMKFRLHRAVIVLICLALLVALMQGASWFSQGHQQARNVQLEELARTLARQVSYNLTPLMKSENPDEKKISAVLKLLTQDSRILDAGVYDDNGDQIARAGEGIGVRDRLALDGKKAGSYFNQQIVQPIEDKDGPVGYLRITLDTHTLATEAKQVDNTTNILRLMMLLALAIGIVLTRTLLQGKRTRWQQSPFLLTANTEVKEDEDEQSANKP
- the serB gene encoding phosphoserine phosphatase; the encoded protein is MPNSLTWCDLPTDVSLWPGLPLSLSGDEVMPLDYRAGRSGWLLYGRNLDKECLNRYQRKLGAAMVIVTAWCVEDYQVIRLAGSLTPRATKLAHDAGLDVAPLGKIPHLRTPGLLVMDMDSTAIQIECIDEIAKLAGTGEMVAEVTERAMRGELDFTASLKQRVGTLKGANASILRQVRDELPLMPGLTSLVLKLESLGWKVAIASGGFTFFAEYLRDKLHLDAVVANELEICDGKLTGEVIGQIVDAQFKAETLKRLADKYEIPAAQTVAIGDGANDLPMIQSAGLGIAFHAKPKVNEKTEITIRHADLMGVFCILSGSLIQEER